One Megasphaera vaginalis (ex Bordigoni et al. 2020) genomic region harbors:
- a CDS encoding NUDIX hydrolase: MEQLDIYDYTGQVTGRTIARKEERNLRDGEYFLIVHVCLFDSHGRLLIQQRNKSNKRDPLNGRWDVTVAGHVHSGETSQAAAEREAWEEMGIRLDLQGQPPLMRLRFVPGFDDIYIVHKDLDINALRLQASEVDAARWVTRAEALEMVRNRTFLPYIESFIASLFDMRKTNGFMRDDD; this comes from the coding sequence ATGGAACAGCTGGATATATACGATTATACGGGGCAGGTCACAGGCAGGACGATAGCCAGGAAAGAGGAACGAAATCTGCGTGACGGAGAATATTTTCTTATTGTCCATGTCTGCCTTTTTGACAGTCACGGACGCCTGCTGATACAGCAGCGAAATAAAAGCAATAAACGGGATCCCCTTAACGGTCGTTGGGATGTCACCGTTGCCGGTCATGTACATAGCGGTGAAACGAGCCAGGCCGCTGCCGAACGGGAGGCTTGGGAAGAAATGGGGATCCGTCTCGACCTGCAAGGCCAGCCGCCACTTATGCGTCTGCGCTTTGTGCCCGGTTTTGACGATATTTATATTGTTCACAAAGATCTTGATATCAATGCGCTTCGGCTGCAGGCATCCGAAGTTGACGCCGCCCGTTGGGTAACGCGGGCGGAGGCTTTGGAAATGGTACGGAACCGTACCTTTCTGCCTTACATTGAAAGCTTTATCGCTTCCCTTTTCGATATGCGTAAGACAAACGGGTTCATGCGCGATGATGACTGA
- the miaB gene encoding tRNA (N6-isopentenyl adenosine(37)-C2)-methylthiotransferase MiaB, whose translation MDFQNNAFYFIMTYGCQMNQADSEHYAGQLEELGYRMTDEIDMADVILINTCCVRETAEGKVLGKIGELKHLKERNKNLILAVTGCMAQEWRDRLFERAPHLDLVIGTHNIHKLVELIKARQKTAKQYLAADMAVPAFHELPARRFQRFFAWVPIMNGCNKFCTYCIVPYVRGREVSRPLADILKEVRALAAEGYKEITLLGQNVNSYGLDLQDGTGFSSLIRALDGIDGIERIRYMTSHPKDMTFAMIDALAASKKVVSHMHLPIQSGSDELLKKMNRGYTVAHYGELVAYARKKIPNLALTTDLIVGFPGETEAMFSETLDLLKQIRYDMAYTFIYSPRTGTPAAKMGGQISQEEKNRRLQRLMDVQNVFSLEYNRAMETRIYDVIVEGPTKNDAKHWFGRTSSNKMVIWEEDGSVAVGDTVPVCIDKGQTWVLKGHLVK comes from the coding sequence ATGGATTTTCAGAACAATGCATTTTATTTTATCATGACCTATGGCTGCCAGATGAATCAAGCAGACAGCGAACATTATGCCGGACAGTTGGAAGAACTCGGTTACCGCATGACGGATGAGATCGACATGGCCGACGTTATTCTGATCAACACCTGCTGCGTTCGTGAAACGGCGGAAGGAAAGGTGCTCGGCAAGATCGGTGAATTGAAGCATTTAAAGGAGCGCAATAAAAATCTGATCCTGGCCGTAACGGGCTGTATGGCTCAGGAGTGGCGGGACCGGTTATTTGAACGGGCGCCGCACCTTGACCTGGTCATCGGTACTCATAATATTCATAAACTTGTCGAACTGATCAAAGCCAGACAAAAAACGGCTAAACAGTATCTGGCCGCCGATATGGCGGTGCCGGCTTTTCATGAATTGCCGGCCAGACGGTTTCAGCGATTTTTTGCCTGGGTGCCGATTATGAATGGTTGCAATAAATTTTGCACGTATTGTATCGTTCCTTATGTCCGCGGCCGTGAAGTGAGCCGTCCGCTGGCCGATATTCTTAAAGAAGTCAGGGCGTTGGCCGCCGAAGGCTATAAGGAAATTACGCTGCTGGGGCAGAACGTCAATTCCTACGGTCTCGATCTGCAAGACGGAACCGGTTTTTCGTCTTTAATCAGGGCTCTTGACGGTATTGACGGCATTGAGCGTATTCGTTACATGACGAGTCATCCGAAGGATATGACCTTTGCCATGATTGATGCGCTGGCAGCGTCAAAAAAAGTCGTTTCCCACATGCATTTGCCGATTCAGAGCGGTTCCGACGAGTTGCTGAAAAAGATGAATCGCGGTTATACGGTAGCGCATTACGGAGAGCTTGTGGCGTATGCCCGCAAAAAAATTCCCAATCTGGCGCTGACGACAGATCTGATCGTCGGTTTTCCTGGCGAAACGGAAGCGATGTTTTCGGAGACGTTGGACCTGTTGAAGCAAATTCGCTATGACATGGCGTATACCTTTATTTATTCGCCGCGTACGGGAACTCCGGCGGCAAAGATGGGCGGTCAGATTTCGCAGGAAGAAAAGAATCGCCGCTTACAACGGCTCATGGATGTACAAAACGTGTTCAGTCTCGAATATAACCGGGCGATGGAAACGCGTATTTATGACGTCATTGTCGAAGGGCCGACGAAAAACGATGCCAAACACTGGTTCGGCCGCACATCGAGCAATAAGATGGTTATCTGGGAAGAAGACGGCTCCGTCGCCGTAGGCGATACGGTACCGGTCTGCATTGATAAAGGACAAACGTGGGTCTTGAAAGGGCATCTTGTAAAATAG